In one window of Burkholderiales bacterium DNA:
- a CDS encoding CoA transferase — translation MSAPTTRAAPLAGIRVLDLSRVLAGPWAGQLLADLGADVVKVERPGAGDDTRSWGPPWLKDRDGRDTRESAYYLCTNRNKRSVTVDLGKPEGREIVRALANRADVLLENFKLGGLAQYRLDYASLAATHPRLVYCSITGFGQTGPYAPRAGYDFLIQGMGGLMSITGRAEGDDGAGPQKVGVALTDIMTGLYATIAVQAALAERERSGRGQHIDLALLDVQIACLANQASNFLAGGVVPKRMGNAHPNIVPYQDFPTADGDVIVAIGNDAQFAKFCAVAGHAEWASDDRFATNPARVANRSVLIPMLRQATVARTTQAWVTALEQAGVPCGPINRIDEVFADPQVRERGVRITMDHAKAGSVDLVGNPIRLSATPVDYRRAPPMLGEHTGEVLADWLGMDAGAVGAARGRGVL, via the coding sequence GTGAGCGCCCCGACGACGCGGGCGGCGCCGCTCGCGGGCATCCGCGTCCTCGACCTCTCGCGGGTGCTCGCGGGACCGTGGGCCGGGCAACTGCTGGCCGACCTCGGCGCGGACGTCGTCAAGGTCGAGCGGCCGGGCGCGGGCGACGACACGCGCTCCTGGGGGCCGCCGTGGCTCAAGGACCGCGACGGGCGCGACACCCGCGAATCCGCGTACTACCTGTGCACCAACCGGAACAAGCGCTCGGTCACCGTCGACCTCGGGAAGCCGGAGGGCCGGGAGATCGTGCGCGCGCTCGCGAACCGGGCCGACGTGCTGCTCGAGAATTTCAAGCTGGGCGGGCTCGCGCAGTACCGCCTCGACTACGCGAGCCTCGCGGCGACCCATCCGCGGCTCGTCTATTGCTCGATCACGGGCTTCGGGCAGACCGGGCCCTACGCTCCGCGCGCGGGCTACGACTTCCTGATCCAGGGCATGGGCGGCCTGATGAGCATCACCGGCCGCGCCGAGGGCGATGACGGCGCGGGTCCGCAGAAGGTCGGCGTCGCGTTGACCGACATCATGACCGGGCTCTACGCGACCATCGCCGTGCAGGCGGCGCTCGCCGAGCGCGAGCGCTCGGGACGCGGGCAGCACATCGACCTCGCGCTCCTCGACGTGCAGATCGCCTGCCTCGCGAACCAGGCGTCGAACTTCCTCGCCGGCGGCGTCGTCCCGAAGCGCATGGGCAACGCGCACCCGAACATCGTGCCCTACCAGGATTTCCCGACCGCCGACGGCGACGTGATCGTCGCGATCGGCAACGACGCGCAGTTCGCGAAGTTCTGCGCCGTCGCGGGCCACGCCGAGTGGGCGTCGGACGATCGGTTCGCGACCAATCCGGCACGCGTCGCGAACCGCTCGGTGCTGATTCCGATGCTCCGCCAGGCGACGGTCGCGCGCACGACGCAGGCGTGGGTGACGGCGCTCGAACAGGCGGGCGTGCCCTGCGGCCCGATCAACCGCATCGACGAAGTGTTCGCCGACCCGCAGGTGCGCGAGCGCGGCGTGCGGATCACGATGGATCACGCGAAGGCGGGGAGCGTCGACCTGGTCGGGAACCCGATCCGACTGTCCGCGACGCCGGTCGACTACCGTCGCGCGCCGCCGATGCTGGGCGAACACACCGGCGAGGTGCTCGCCGACTGGCTCGGCATGGACGCCGGCGCGGTCGGCGCGGCGCGCGGGCGCGGCGTGCTCTGA
- a CDS encoding acyl-CoA dehydrogenase, producing MSAKTPKPVFHADDPLLLDNQLDEDERMVRDAAAAYAQERLAPRILEAFRHEKTDPAVFREMGELGLLGPTIPAQYGGPGLNYVCYGLVAREVERVDSGFRSMMSVQSSLVMVPIHAFGNEATRQKYLPKLATGEWIGCFGLTEPNHGSDPGSMVTRARKVPGGYSLTGSKMWITNSPIADVFVVWAKDDEGQIRGFVLDKGTKGLSAPAIHGKVGLRASITGEIVMDGAFCPEENAFPDVRGLKGPFTCLNSARYGIAWGALGAAEDCYQTARRYVGDRKQFGRPLAANQLIQKKLADMLTEIALGLQGCLRLGRMKDEGSAAVEVTSILKRNSCGKSLDIARAARDMLGGNGISDEFGVARHLVNLEVVNTYEGTHDVHALILGRAITGIAAFS from the coding sequence ATGTCCGCCAAGACCCCGAAGCCCGTGTTCCACGCCGACGATCCGCTGCTCCTCGACAACCAGTTGGACGAGGACGAGCGCATGGTCCGCGACGCCGCCGCGGCCTACGCGCAGGAACGGCTCGCGCCGCGCATCCTCGAGGCGTTCCGCCACGAGAAGACCGATCCCGCGGTGTTCCGCGAGATGGGGGAATTGGGCCTCCTCGGCCCGACGATTCCCGCGCAGTACGGCGGCCCGGGATTGAACTACGTCTGCTACGGACTGGTCGCGCGCGAGGTCGAGCGGGTCGACTCGGGCTTCCGCTCGATGATGAGCGTGCAGAGTTCGCTCGTCATGGTGCCGATCCACGCGTTCGGCAACGAGGCGACGCGCCAGAAGTACCTGCCGAAGCTCGCGACCGGCGAATGGATCGGCTGCTTCGGGCTGACCGAGCCCAACCACGGTTCCGACCCGGGCAGCATGGTGACCCGCGCCCGCAAGGTCCCCGGCGGCTATTCGCTCACCGGCAGCAAGATGTGGATCACCAACAGCCCGATCGCCGACGTGTTCGTCGTCTGGGCGAAGGACGACGAGGGGCAGATCCGCGGCTTCGTGCTCGACAAGGGCACGAAAGGCCTGTCGGCGCCGGCGATCCACGGCAAGGTGGGGCTGCGCGCCTCGATCACCGGCGAGATCGTGATGGACGGCGCGTTCTGCCCCGAGGAGAACGCCTTTCCCGACGTGCGCGGGCTCAAGGGACCGTTCACCTGCTTGAACAGCGCGCGCTACGGCATCGCGTGGGGCGCGCTCGGCGCCGCCGAGGACTGCTACCAGACGGCGCGCCGCTACGTGGGTGACCGCAAGCAGTTCGGCCGTCCGCTCGCGGCCAACCAGCTCATCCAGAAGAAGCTCGCCGACATGCTGACCGAGATCGCGCTCGGCCTGCAGGGTTGCCTCCGCCTCGGCCGGATGAAGGACGAAGGCAGCGCGGCGGTGGAGGTCACCTCGATCCTCAAGCGCAATTCCTGCGGCAAGTCGCTCGACATCGCCCGCGCGGCGCGCGACATGCTGGGCGGCAACGGCATCAGCGACGAGTTCGGCGTCGCGCGTCACCTCGTGAACCTCGAGGTCGTCAACACCTACGAGGGCACGCACGACGTGCACGCGCTGATCCTCGGACGCGCGATCACCGGCATCGCGGCGTTTTCGTGA